Genomic segment of Syntrophorhabdaceae bacterium:
GCCTCCGTTATCCTCTGGCCTGAATGGCCCAAGCCTGAGGACGTCTTCCATGTGATAGAAAAGTACAGACCGACAATCTTTTTCAGTGTCCCGACCCTTTATAACGCCCTCTTAAGTGAATGCGAGAAAAGACCCGTTGATCTTTCGTCCGTTCGCCTCTGCATCTCCGCAGGAGAGGCCTTGCCAAAGGACATCTTCGAAAGATGGTCAAAGAAGTTCGGCATTGAGATCCTTGATGCCATCGGAAGTACGGACGTAGGCGGATTATACTTTTCAAACAAGAAAGGGGATATAAGGCCGGGAAGCAGCGGCAAGCTCCTTCCGGGCTTTGAGGCAGAGCTCAGGAATGAAGAGGGGATAAAGGTGTCCGTCGGAGAGGTAGGGACCCTCTGGCTTAAAAATGAGGGCATAGCGAATTGCTATTGGAAAAGACACGAAAAGAACAAAGAGGTCTTCTGGGGTCCATGGTTCAATACGGGCGACCAGTTCATCGGGGATAACGATGGATTCTTTTACTACCAGGGAAGAGCGGACGATATGCTGAAGATAAGCGGTCAGTGGACGTCGCCTATTGAAATAGAAAATGTCTTGACGCATCATCCCGCCGTAAACGAATGCGGGGTGATCGGGTCTCCTACCGATGAAGGGCTTTTGAGGGTAAAGGCCTTTATCGTATTGAATGAAGGATATAAAGCAAGCCCTGAATTGGAGAAGGAACTCATTGAATTTGTCGGGAACAAGCTTGCCCGTTTTAAAGTGCCGAGACGGATCTCTTTTGTAAAAGAACTTCCGAGAACCACAACCGGAAAGCTTATCCGTTACAAACTCCGCCTGGAATATTGAAAAATTATGTTCCTAAGGAGACATCCGGAGTGGCCCTTGTCCCTTGTCAGCCTTGTCAGTGCCTGATCCCTCTCCTTAAAATGAAATAAATTGACAGTCATAGAATCATAGTTGTATACAATATCGTGGTAAAGTTCCCTGTCCGCAGCGAAAAAATATAGGAAGGTCTAATGACTAAAGACCACCTGGATCTGAAAGGCTTCCTCATACTCCTTTGCCTTACCATGTTATGGGGTCTGAACTATACAGCGGTAAAGGTCTCCAATCTGGGGTTCGCGCCCATCTTTAATGCCTTTCTCCGGTCGTCGATCGCGTCGGCCCTCGGCATCGTGTATTGCCTGTCCATTAAAGAACCCCTCTTTCACAGGGATATCCGCCTCTTTCATGGTTGTATAGTAGGTCTGCTCTTTGGCCTGGAGTTCGTCTGCATCTATCTTGGCTTGTTGTACACTGATTCGGCCAGGGCGGGGATACTGATCAACTGCTCTCCCTTTATCGTG
This window contains:
- a CDS encoding benzoate-CoA ligase family protein; protein product: MVRFTNISIPEIFNQTEFLADRHVKEGRGKNAAIYYKDQKITYEEMVSMVNRFGNALRGTGVEIENRVLIVLPDCPEFVYAYLGTMKIGAIPIPINTLASPKDYAFFLEDSRANTLIIGDALFEKIRDILKGKKHLKHIIVVGEKIPGTLSFNDLVASSSAELEAEETTKDDMAFWMYTSGTTGLPKGVIHLHHDLLYYMAPSCEGIFELQEEDIIYCSSKMFFSYGRNHSLEAPFLYGASVILWPEWPKPEDVFHVIEKYRPTIFFSVPTLYNALLSECEKRPVDLSSVRLCISAGEALPKDIFERWSKKFGIEILDAIGSTDVGGLYFSNKKGDIRPGSSGKLLPGFEAELRNEEGIKVSVGEVGTLWLKNEGIANCYWKRHEKNKEVFWGPWFNTGDQFIGDNDGFFYYQGRADDMLKISGQWTSPIEIENVLTHHPAVNECGVIGSPTDEGLLRVKAFIVLNEGYKASPELEKELIEFVGNKLARFKVPRRISFVKELPRTTTGKLIRYKLRLEY